One segment of Anopheles stephensi strain Indian chromosome 3, UCI_ANSTEP_V1.0, whole genome shotgun sequence DNA contains the following:
- the LOC118512666 gene encoding adenosine deaminase 2-like isoform X2, whose protein sequence is MLLACCLLSLLTTPEAHTIIERPTRQSPDDYKYQRSLLTLQEADQGFGSSIVLTANESIVNNQLMELKIDELSLGYIDPYKFSPARHFFEVLDQINRSPLFQFIRAMPKGAVLHAHDTALASTEVIVNATYFTDLWQRGNFTEGHDPEFRFSRSKPTTGDAGWEPVSTVRNRMGAERYDEQIRRLFSLYEEDPQRAYRSINDVWNRFSRIFLALNPIVTYKPVWEHYFREALREFYEDNVMYLEFRGLLPTLYDLDGNTYTPEDVVEIYRTITEEFKVAHPRFAGAKFIYAPMRIADDQTVDQYLKLAERLHRQYGDYVVGFDLVGQEDGSRTLYELVPKLLNLPASINFVFHAGETNWHGMPSDDNLFDAVLLGTKRIGHGYALLKHPVLLKMVKDQDICVEINPVSNQVLKLVADYRNHPAAILLASNFPLVVSSDDPSFWRAAPLSHDFYMAFLGMTGVYQDLRVLKQLALNSLRYSLMNEQDKRAAEAIFDRSWNDFIDAKAAQILAEKRNEV, encoded by the exons ATGTTGCTAGCATGCTGTTTACTGTCCCTGCTCACCACCCCGGAGGCACATACGATCATCGAGCGACCCACACGCCAATCGCCCGACGACTACAAATACCAGCGTAGCCTGCTAACTCTCCAAGAGGCAGACCAAGGCTTTGGCTCCTCCATAGTGCTGACTGCAAACGAGTCCATCGTCAACAATCAGCTGATGGAGCTGAAAATAGACGAACTATCACTAGGCTACATCGATCCGTACAAATTTTCACCGGCACGCCATTTCTTTGAAGTGCTGGACCAAATCAACCGTTCGCCACTGTTTCAGTTTATTCGCGCGATGCCCAAAGGTGCCGTGCTGCATGCGCACGATACCGCACTGGCCAGCACGGAAGTAATCGTGAACGCGACGTACTTTACCGACCTTTGGCAGCGGGGTAACTTCACCGAAGGGCACGATCCCGAGTTTCGCTTTTCACGCTCCAAACCTACGACTGGCGATGCCGGCTGGGAACCGGTGTCTACCGTACGGAACCGGATGGGTGCCGAGCGGTACGATGAACAGATCCGTCGTCTGTTTTCACTGTACGAGGAGGATCCACAGCGGGCGTACCGCAGCATCAACGATGTGTGGAACCGGTTCAGCAGGATTTTTCTTGCCCTCAACCCCATCGTCACGTACAAGCCCGTCTGGGAGCATTACTTCCGGGAGGCGCTGCGAGAGTTCTACGAGGATAATGTGATGTACTTGGAATTTCGGGGATTGCTGCCAACG CTTTACGACCTAGACGGTAACACCTACACGCCCGAGGATGTGGTGGAAATCTACCGTACAATCACGGAGGAATTCAAGGTCGCCCATCCACGGTTCGCCGGCGCAAAGTTCATCTACGCACCGATGCGGATCGCGGACGACCAAACGGTGGATCAATATTTAAAGCTTGCCGAACGGTTGCACCGCCAGTACGGTGACTACGTTGTCGGGTTTGACCTGGTCGGCCAGGAGGACGGAAGCCGTACACTGTACGAGCTGGTCCCGAAGCTCTTGAACTTGCCTGCGTCCATTAACTTCGTGTTTCATGCGGGCGAAACTAACTGGCACGGTATGCCGTCGGACGATAACTTG TTCGATGCCGTGCTGCTCGGCACGAAACGTATCGGGCATGGGTACGCGCTGCTCAAGCATCCGGTCCTGCTGAAGATGGTGAAGGACCAAGACATCTGTGTCGAAATCAACCCGGTGTCCAATCAGGTGCTCAAGCTGGTGGCCGATTATCGGAACCATCCGGCAGCCATTCTGCTCGCGTCCAACTTCCCGCTGGTCGTGTCGTCGGACGATCCGTCCTTCTGGCGTGCGGCCCCACTCAGCCACGACTTCTACATGGCGTTTCTGGGCATGACCGGGGTGTATCAGGATCTGCGAGTACTGAAGCAGCTGGCCCTTAACTCTTTACGCTACAGCTTAATGAACGAGCAGGATAAGCGAGCGGCGGAAGCAATATTCGACCGGTCTTGGAACGATTTTATCGACGCGAAAGCGGCACAGATATTAGCAGAGAAGCGAAATGAAGTGTGA
- the LOC118512668 gene encoding uncharacterized protein LOC118512668 — protein MVRHRERRPAKPGLGVAGILLIAIGLVGKLCTANGASTVHRQRNVALGKSTTTPAQLYFDAVAPEDRENFIKYHLDRALEGRLPHHTSSIPKDFEFVTYQDALEPENFSTNLLDHFMIAYGLSEVDVYAFVALNVICFPSGWCFHPDDVGNICCPF, from the exons ATGGTGCGCCATCGAGAACGTCGCCCAGCCAAGCCGGGCCTGGGTGTGGCCGGCATCCTGTTGATTGCCATTGGATTAGTGGGAAAACTTTGCACCGCAAATGGGGCCAGCACGGTCCACCGGCAGCGGAATGTAGCGCTGGGCAAATCGACAACCACGCCCGCCCAGCTCTACTTTGATGCCGTTGCACCGGAAG ATCGTGAAAACTTCATCAAATACCATCTGGACCGTGCCCTGGAAGGGCGTTTACCTCACCACACGAGCAGCATACCGAAGGACTTTGAGTTCGTTACCTACCAG GATGCGCTCGAGCCGGAAAATTTTTCCACCAACCTGTTGGATCATTTTATGATCGCTTACGGTCTGTCGGAGGTGGACGTGTACGCGTTTGTGGCGCTGAATGTGATTTGCTTTCCCTCCGGCTGGTGTTTCCACCCGGACGATGTCGGTAACATTTGCTGCCCGTTCTGA
- the LOC118512666 gene encoding adenosine deaminase 2-like isoform X1 produces the protein MAFTKKTSTSYRCGRVVFQPSVTCSISVGMLLACCLLSLLTTPEAHTIIERPTRQSPDDYKYQRSLLTLQEADQGFGSSIVLTANESIVNNQLMELKIDELSLGYIDPYKFSPARHFFEVLDQINRSPLFQFIRAMPKGAVLHAHDTALASTEVIVNATYFTDLWQRGNFTEGHDPEFRFSRSKPTTGDAGWEPVSTVRNRMGAERYDEQIRRLFSLYEEDPQRAYRSINDVWNRFSRIFLALNPIVTYKPVWEHYFREALREFYEDNVMYLEFRGLLPTLYDLDGNTYTPEDVVEIYRTITEEFKVAHPRFAGAKFIYAPMRIADDQTVDQYLKLAERLHRQYGDYVVGFDLVGQEDGSRTLYELVPKLLNLPASINFVFHAGETNWHGMPSDDNLFDAVLLGTKRIGHGYALLKHPVLLKMVKDQDICVEINPVSNQVLKLVADYRNHPAAILLASNFPLVVSSDDPSFWRAAPLSHDFYMAFLGMTGVYQDLRVLKQLALNSLRYSLMNEQDKRAAEAIFDRSWNDFIDAKAAQILAEKRNEV, from the exons ATGGCGTTCACAAAGAAAACGTCGACATCGTACCGTTGTGGCAGGGTCGTTTTTCAACCATCAGTGACGTGCTCGATCAG CGTTGGCATGTTGCTAGCATGCTGTTTACTGTCCCTGCTCACCACCCCGGAGGCACATACGATCATCGAGCGACCCACACGCCAATCGCCCGACGACTACAAATACCAGCGTAGCCTGCTAACTCTCCAAGAGGCAGACCAAGGCTTTGGCTCCTCCATAGTGCTGACTGCAAACGAGTCCATCGTCAACAATCAGCTGATGGAGCTGAAAATAGACGAACTATCACTAGGCTACATCGATCCGTACAAATTTTCACCGGCACGCCATTTCTTTGAAGTGCTGGACCAAATCAACCGTTCGCCACTGTTTCAGTTTATTCGCGCGATGCCCAAAGGTGCCGTGCTGCATGCGCACGATACCGCACTGGCCAGCACGGAAGTAATCGTGAACGCGACGTACTTTACCGACCTTTGGCAGCGGGGTAACTTCACCGAAGGGCACGATCCCGAGTTTCGCTTTTCACGCTCCAAACCTACGACTGGCGATGCCGGCTGGGAACCGGTGTCTACCGTACGGAACCGGATGGGTGCCGAGCGGTACGATGAACAGATCCGTCGTCTGTTTTCACTGTACGAGGAGGATCCACAGCGGGCGTACCGCAGCATCAACGATGTGTGGAACCGGTTCAGCAGGATTTTTCTTGCCCTCAACCCCATCGTCACGTACAAGCCCGTCTGGGAGCATTACTTCCGGGAGGCGCTGCGAGAGTTCTACGAGGATAATGTGATGTACTTGGAATTTCGGGGATTGCTGCCAACG CTTTACGACCTAGACGGTAACACCTACACGCCCGAGGATGTGGTGGAAATCTACCGTACAATCACGGAGGAATTCAAGGTCGCCCATCCACGGTTCGCCGGCGCAAAGTTCATCTACGCACCGATGCGGATCGCGGACGACCAAACGGTGGATCAATATTTAAAGCTTGCCGAACGGTTGCACCGCCAGTACGGTGACTACGTTGTCGGGTTTGACCTGGTCGGCCAGGAGGACGGAAGCCGTACACTGTACGAGCTGGTCCCGAAGCTCTTGAACTTGCCTGCGTCCATTAACTTCGTGTTTCATGCGGGCGAAACTAACTGGCACGGTATGCCGTCGGACGATAACTTG TTCGATGCCGTGCTGCTCGGCACGAAACGTATCGGGCATGGGTACGCGCTGCTCAAGCATCCGGTCCTGCTGAAGATGGTGAAGGACCAAGACATCTGTGTCGAAATCAACCCGGTGTCCAATCAGGTGCTCAAGCTGGTGGCCGATTATCGGAACCATCCGGCAGCCATTCTGCTCGCGTCCAACTTCCCGCTGGTCGTGTCGTCGGACGATCCGTCCTTCTGGCGTGCGGCCCCACTCAGCCACGACTTCTACATGGCGTTTCTGGGCATGACCGGGGTGTATCAGGATCTGCGAGTACTGAAGCAGCTGGCCCTTAACTCTTTACGCTACAGCTTAATGAACGAGCAGGATAAGCGAGCGGCGGAAGCAATATTCGACCGGTCTTGGAACGATTTTATCGACGCGAAAGCGGCACAGATATTAGCAGAGAAGCGAAATGAAGTGTGA